Within the Pseudomonas orientalis genome, the region AACGGCCGTGGGGCTGGGTGACCAGTCGCGCACGGTGCTTGAGACGGTGTATGCGCGGGTGGGGGAGGGCGACGGCGCGCGGTTTCGGCGAGTCTTATGGCGGCAACTTCAATAAGGAGCAATTCAATGGGCATGGATAGCCAGGGCTTTACCCTGATCGAGTTGTTGATCGCGGTGGCGATCATCGCGTTGCTGGCCGGGATCGCTTACCCCGGATACACCGGCCAGGTGAAAAAGGTGTACCGGGTGCAAGTCGTCGCGCTGCTGAGTGAGCAGGCTCAACATCTGCAGCGTTTTTACACGCGCAACGGCACTTTTATTGATGCAAGCGGCGTCAGCACAGGCAATGATCACTATAGAATCAGCGCGGTACTGAACCCTCATGATTTTGTCCTGCTCGCCACGCCTGCCTCGAACTCAGTCATGGCGGACGACGCCTGCGGCCAA harbors:
- a CDS encoding type IV pilin protein, whose amino-acid sequence is MGMDSQGFTLIELLIAVAIIALLAGIAYPGYTGQVKKVYRVQVVALLSEQAQHLQRFYTRNGTFIDASGVSTGNDHYRISAVLNPHDFVLLATPASNSVMADDACGQFSLTSTGMRSNPGAAPQMPFKACWGQ